The DNA window GCCGGAGGAGTACGGGCCGCAGAGCTCTAAAAGCACCAGCGACGACCTTCAGCAGAAGGAAGGCGAGTTAAAGAAAATCCCAACTTTGCTCCCTGTCCTCTAAACACTTTTTGCACAATCCATCGATTTTGCTGGTGGTGTTCAAATCTTGGCATCTTGTGAAAATTATGGGGTTagagtaatatatatatctgaATGTCCATTAAAGATATATATCATTTAATTTGCAAATTCCATTTGGAGACGTATCTTCTGCAAGTCATGCTCTGAATGCCATTTAAAGGCTATCCAACTTGCAGAAATTCATTTGTAGTTATATGAGTGACTAATTTCATTaaggagtagctatatttatggcaccatatttttcactaaaaaataatcggcatatatttatattgtaaaactCTAACttacatacttcctccatttcataatataagtctttatagcattgctcatattcatatagatgttgatgaatttagatatatatatatgtgtgtctacattcattagcatctatatgaatataagcaatgctaaaaagtcttacattatgaaacaaagggagtattacacaaaagtttttgaataagacaaacggttaaacatgtttcagaaagtcaacaacgtcaaatatttagggacggagagagtatgtaataagtcccaaaattacatatgaaagtgtctaaattacatatgtaattttagtatatttagaATGTAagtctaaaattacatatgtaagtgtctaaattacatatataattttagtgtatttaagatgtaagtcctaaaattacgtatgtaagttctaaaattacatatgtaagtgtttaaattacatatgtaattttagtgtatcctatatacttatatagttcatccccactaagtgtagttaatgctatttctctcttctctcattaagccacatcacctcaattatttctagcctttggatgatagatgtatggttcaaattgtctcttctttcttctatcttaaaaacatgcaatctcaattatttttaggatcaaaattgtatcaaattgttttagttttgataatcaAATTACATCTTATTCGtacatattatgcaacttaattttcCGTAGTAACGTGGTGGGGTATTCATCTAGATTAGGATGTAAGTCACAACAAAAAGAAGAGGGAAGCTCACAAATCACATGTCCGtttagagaaaagaaagaagctaGCAAAGTAGAAAATAATTACTCACAAAATCACAAGTCCCTTTGAGTATTAATAACAAAGTAATCAAGTGATCAAGTCATTCTTGATATACACCTCAACAAAATCGGCAATCAGCATGGGAAGCTAAGCACAAACATCAAGCGAGATCCTACCgctagaaaaacgatttttttttcatcaaaaaaacaTGCGCTATAAATATAGCAATACCGTTTCAGTTAtctttactacttaaaaaactaaaataagtagtggtgatggtgaagcCAATGTAGACGTACTGAGCCCACACCCGTGCCTCCCCCCTCACGTCCACGTCGTCCGCACTACCATCGTGCGGCGCCACGCGACCCTCCAGATGCGGCATTGATGCGGGCCATTACGCGATCCGGAATCAACGCAAAAAAAAAGCGCCTCCACACCATCGCCGCCCCAATCCACCCTCGCACCTCCCCACATACCCACCAGCGCCTCCTCTCACGCCCGCACCCATGCCCTAAAAacgccccgcccccgccgcaacgccgacaccgccgcgccgctccgccgcctctatcacgcctgccgctgccgctccgccgccccTCTCACGCCTGCCGCcactgctccgccgccgcccttcgtGCCGCTCGGGAGGAGTTGCGACGGGGTCGAGCCCCTCATCGCCAACCACCCTTCTCCGCTCGCGGCCGCCGTCGTAGCATGCGTCGTCGTCACCAGACACCTGCGATCATCATTCCCTCTGTGTCGCCTCGCCGTCCGTCTGTACTACACCTCTGCCACCGGGCAGCCGCCGTGTCGTAGCGTGCGTCGTCGTCACCAGCGATCACTATTCACTCAGTGCCGCCTCGCCGTCCATCCGTACTCCACCTCTGCCGCCGGGACTCAaggccgccggccaccatctCATTGTCAACTCCCCCGAACAGATCTCCCCGGCCGCGGTCGCTCGTTCTTTTGCTGCAAAACTAAAATGGTCAGGATAACACCGATGCACTTTATTTTTTATGACCTATACTTGCCTGCTCTTTTCTGCTCATTGGGGATCAATAGGAAATGACTTTCAGACCGATACTAGCCTACTGTTTTAAGTCTCTGCATATGCTGAATCTGAAAGTACCAGCCTGCTCTTTTCTGCTCGTTGGGGATCAATAGGAAATGAATTTCAGACCGATACTAGCCTGCTGTTATAAGTCTCTGCATATGCTGAATCTGAAAGTACCACTTATAGTCATTATAGAACCAAACAGGTTGGAGCTTGCATGCTCAGTTGCGAACAGATGTATTTAGGTGCCAGTCTCTTCGGTTTGCCCATGGCTGCGATGCACAATAGCAGGGTTAATCTTGCTAAAATGTAATTTTCTTGAATTGTATATCCGTTTAGATTAATGAGCCGAGCAAATTTCTGTTGCAGATTTGGCCTGGTGAACCTTATGCAGTTTTCTGTTGCAGTGTTGCTGCAATCTGACACTAGGTGAGTTGTATCTGCTATTCCTTTTCCTGGCTATTTCCAAGTTGCAGTATTGCAAGATGATAACTTTGTTTTACCATGTTTTCTTTGCCACTTAACAAACCTAAACTGGCGAGTCTGTTAATAGCAAGGTATTCTACACAATTTGGTCCAATATGGTTCTGTAGCCttgcatatatatgaacatTTCTATTCCACGCTGTGGTACTTGGACTTGGCTGGTAATAGTTTGGTCTTTCGAGTTTAACCTAGCTCTGGTATTGTGGCACTTCGAATTTCAAGTTTCCAACCTATTTTTAACATAAATGGCTAGATGACACACTCAACCTGACTTTGAATTCTGTATGCTCCATTCAAAGTACATTTAAATGGCTGCTATTAAGATGTGGAGCAAAGTACCTGCTATAACTCAACCTGACTTTGAATTCTGTATGCTCCATTCAAAGTACATGAAGCGTCGATACATGGATGCCATGGCCTTAATACAGAAGTATGGGAAGCCAGATGTATTCCTTACAATGACCAGCAACCCCAAGTGGGATGAGATTACTCGCGGGCTTGAGCCTAGCCAGACACCACAAGATCGTCCTGATCTCGTGGTTCGTGTCTTTCGAGCCAAGTTAGAGGACCTAAAGAAGCAGCTGTTCGAGAAGCACATCCTTGGCAAGGTCATTGCACACGTTTATGTTGTTGAGTTCCAGAAGAGGGGTCTGTCGCATGCACACTTTTTGCTGATTATGAGTGGTCGATACAAGCTAACGTCTGACCGCATCGTCTCGGCTGAGTTTCCAGACAAGAAAAAATATGCAGAGCTATACAATATGGTCGTCAAGCATATGATGTGTGGCCCTTGTGGTCGACTCAACGGTAGATGCCAATGCATGCGAGATGGAAAGTGCAGGAACAACTACCCACGAGAGTTCAACCCCACAACCTTGCAAGGCAAGGATTCATACCCGTTGTATAGGAGACGTAATGACGGTAAGAGTAGGGTGGTTAGAGGCCATGCTCTTGATAACAGGTGGGTTGTCCCGTACAATCCATATCTTCTACGGATGTACAACTGTCACATGAACGTTGAGGTTTGCTCGAGTATCAAGGCAGTAAAGTACCTCTTTAAATATCTTTACAAGGGACACGACAAGGCCTCGATATCCATAAATGAGGCAGATAAAAACGGCGAAATCGATGAGATTCAGTGATACAAGGATGCGAGGTGGGTGACCCCTCCAGAAGCATTGTGGCGTATATATGGTTTTGACATATGCCACATCTCGCCGTCTGTGAGGCAGTTGCAACTGCATCTGCTAAGCATGCACATGTTGGCTTTTGATGCAGACAAGGATCTCCGTGATGTTATAGATAAGGAAGACGCAGGGAGAACGATGCTTACAGCGTATTTCGAGGCTAACAGGCAGCATGTCTGGGCTCGAAATATCCTTTATAGAGATTTCTCAATGTGGTTTACTTGGCAAACGCCAGGTAAGTACTAGAagaaaagagatagaggaggCCAGGTTGGGAGAATTGTGTGTGGCCACCCGGCAGAGGGGGAGCGCTACTATCTTCGGGTGCTGCTAAACCACGTGGCAGGCTCCACCTCATTCGAAGACCTACGTACTGTTGATGGTGTGGTCATGCCGTCGTTCCGTGTTGCAACTGAAAGAAGGGGTCTTATAGAGGCAGATAACACCCTCGATGAGTGCCTTACGGAGGCCAGGGTCTTCCAGATGCCAGCGTCGCTACGTAGGTTATTCGCTACCATATTGCTGTACGGCGAACCTAGCGATGTCCATGGTCTTTGGGAGAAGCATCTAGATGCCATGTCGGATGACTACAGGCGTAACAACACATGCCCTCATGCTGTCCAACAGATGGTGCTGATAGATATCCGAGGCATGCTTCAATCAATGGGAAAGGACATCACATTGTTTCCGCTCCCTGAATTTGACTAATCACATGATAGTACCAGAGGAGATCCCAGAGAGATTATTGAGGAGTCATCCATTGGGTGTGGAGACGGACGATATGAACCTCTCAGACCAGCTCAATGATGAGCAAAGGTCTGCATTCAACAAAATCATGAATGTAATTGGCAGTGCTCAGGGGGGTGTTTTCTTCGTAGATGGCCCAGGAGGCACGGGGAAGACTTTCTTGTATAGGGCGCTGCTAGCTACAGTTCGCGGCAAAGGAGATATAGCGGTGGCAACCGCGACGTCGGGTGTTGCAGCTTCTATAATGCCTAGAGGCCGGACCGCACATTCACGGTTCAAGATCCCCCTCAACATTGAGGAAGGGTCGTATTGCAGCTTCACCAAACAAAGTGGGACGACGAAGCTTCTCCAGATGGCGTCGCTTATAATATGGGATGAGGCCTCCATGACAAAGAGGCAAGCAGTTGAGGCCCTCGATATGAGCATGAGAGATATAATGGGTTGTCCGCATTCTCCGTTTGGAGGGAAGACGATTGTGTTTGGAGGGGATTTCAGTCAGGTGCACCCGGTCATTAGGAAGGGCACTAGGTCTCAGATAACAGATGCCACTCTACGCCGGTCCTCTCTTTGGGATTGTATGGTTCAATTGAAACTTGTTCGCAATATGAGGGCGCAGAGCGACGCATGGTTTGTGGACTATCTCCTTCGATTTGGGAATGGAACCGAGGAGGTGAACAAGGAAGGACTCATAGGCCTTCCTTTAGATATTTGCGTGTCGTGCAAAGGGAATGAAACGGACCTCGAAAGGCTCATCGATACTGTGTTCCTCAACCTAAACGATAACCTGACGGACCCAAACTACATCACATGTAGGGCCGTATTGTCCACTCAGAATGAGTTTGTCGATCGAATAAACATGAAGATGATTGAGCGGTTTAGAGGAGATGTGATGACATACCATAATTTTGACCGAGCAGAGGATGACCCTCATAACAATTACCCGCCGGAATTCTTGAACTCTCTAACTCCAAATGGGCTACCTCCGCATGTGCTTAAGCTGAGATAAACTGCCCCTTCATGCTTTTGAGGAACATTGACCCAGCCAACGGACTTTGCAATGGGACAAGGCTGGTGGTTCGTCAGTTCGGAAAAAATGCTATTGATGCGGAGATTGTGTTGTAGGGCAGCATGCTGGAAAGAGAGTTTTCCTTCCTCGTATACCTCTATGTCCTTCTGATGATGAGATGTTCCTGTTTCGCTTCAAGAGAAAGCATTTTCCGGTTAGATTGAGCTTTGCATTGACCATCAATAAGGCGCAGGGTAAAACAATTCCAAATGCAGGTGTCTACTTACCGGAGCCTATCTTCTCTCATGGTCAACTATACATCGCGTTGTCTAGAGCAACCTCTagaacaaacataaaaatacTATCGATGCCGGtagaagacaagaaacaaaagaaaaagtctAAGTGTACTGGCGTGAAGGACAAtgagaagaaaggaaaggaatTTTCTAAACAGGCTGCAACATAcacaaaaaatattgtgtataGAGATGTCCTCACACATTAGAAAAGGTATATTATGCGACTAATTAACCATCCACAATATGCTTGCTTAAATTCCATTCtttctgtaatttttatattccaAATCAAACATTTCGTGTGGTTTTTTTCTTGGACAGTAGTAAACATTACTTTCGGTGGGATTTTGGCAAGGCCTATATACACCATTACAGGTATTGTGATCAACTGCAGGTTTTTTATGTGCTACTTATACTAGGAAATGAAAAATCGAAGATTTTTGCATTGTCGTTGTGTCCTACAACTCTACAAGTTTGGATGCAGGATGCTAGCGGACACAAGTTATCCAGTGCCTGAACTCTGCTTTATCTAACCTGGTGGCTGACATTGACAACAAATATATTTACAACACTCTATTATTAGTCTATTACCTGACTCTGGAAAACAACCATCAACTGCAAAACCATTTGATTCACATCCCTTGACCTGATCCCACCTGGTTTCTTGCTTAGGTAGCTTCATGGTAAGGTCAATATGGAGTTGATGATACTTCTGTAtggttattttttcttcttctttaatttttttacctaACAAAAGTACTGAAGCATAGTTCTCAGGTCTGATGATTTATTTAGCTGAATGCTGATTGTTCTCTTAAACCTTTCCACGCAGACTATGACAAAGGAAATTTGGATGCAGGCATGTCACAAACTGATTTCATCATTATGGAATCTGCAGAAATTCCAGGCTTTGGTGGTACTAGCTGGACTGACCAGGAGACCTTGCTTCTTTTGGAAGCTTTAGTAATTTTGCAAGCAAAATGAGGTGACATTGCAGAGCATGTTGGTACAAAAACCAAAGCACAATGCATGCTGCACTGAGCAAGAGCGTTCTATTTGTTCAGTAAAATTTGTCGGTCCATTTGGTTGAAATATCAAATATGTAATAAGAGCATTCTATTTGTTCAGTAAAATATCACGCAATCCTTTTGAGTTGATTAATGGTACTATGTTTTTCTGGATCAGTGATAACCAGGGTAGACAACTCTTTGCATTGATAGTACCAGGAAATTGAATAAAACATTTCCAGAACTGGTGAAATAACttagttttttttcacttcAATGATTGTCTCTTCCAAATCATGACGAATACTTAGAAGGCTAGAATACGAGCGGGCGGCATGGAGGGCAAACCCTACCGATATTTTGTAATGTGGTATTCCTCTATGCAGTTTCTCTGTAAGACTGAAGTTATTTCTTTCATAAAATTGGTTACATTCTGATCGGTGCAGTTTATGGCTCTTAATGTTGCCAACGGACAAGTCATTTTATGTAACGAGTTTGAGCATTACTGTTGCTGCTCCTTAAATTTGAGTCAGCGAGTAGTTCTGAAACACTAATTAAATTATGTTGGAAAGCTAGAGTTCACGGCTTTATCCCCCGTGACCAACAAAATTCCCCgtagcaacgcacgggcacctaCTAGTATAGTATAGATACTAATTTGCAAAAGGTCATCTGCAGGAGCATCAAGTTTGATCGGAATGATATTAGACAAATATCATCTCCTTTAATTCTGGACTGAGATGACAACCATATGACAGGCTGA is part of the Oryza glaberrima chromosome 4, OglaRS2, whole genome shotgun sequence genome and encodes:
- the LOC127770240 gene encoding uncharacterized protein LOC127770240, yielding MAAIKMWSKVPAITQPDFEFCMLHSKYMKRRYMDAMALIQKYGKPDVFLTMTSNPKWDEITRGLEPSQTPQDRPDLVVRVFRAKLEDLKKQLFEKHILGKVIAHVYVVEFQKRGLSHAHFLLIMSGRYKLTSDRIVSAEFPDKKKYAELYNMVVKHMMCGPCGRLNGRCQCMRDGKCRNNYPREFNPTTLQGKDSYPLYRRRNDDKDLRDVIDKEDAGRTMLTAYFEANRQHVWARNILYRDFSMWFTWQTPGSTSFEDLRTVDGVVMPSFRVATERRGLIEADNTLDECLTEARVFQMPASLRRLFATILLYGEPSDVHGLWEKHLDAMSDDYRLPEEIPERLLRSHPLGVETDDMNLSDQLNDEQRSAFNKIMNVIGSAQGGVFFVDGPGGTGKTFLYRALLATVRGKGDIAVATATSGVAASIMPRGRTAHSRFKIPLNIEEGSYCSFTKQSGTTKLLQMASLIIWDEASMTKRQAVEALDMSMRDIMGCPHSPFGGKTIVFGGDFSQVHPVIRKGTRSQITDATLRRSSLWDCMVQLKLVRNMRAQSDAWFVDYLLRFGNGTEEVNKEGLIGLPLDICVSCKGNETDLERLIDTVFLNLNDNLTDPNYITCRAVLSTQNEFVDRINMKMIERFRGDVMTYHNFDRAEDDPHNNYPPEFLNSLTPNGLPPHVLKLR